One region of Miscanthus floridulus cultivar M001 chromosome 19, ASM1932011v1, whole genome shotgun sequence genomic DNA includes:
- the LOC136529872 gene encoding uncharacterized protein gives MDFHRHSLLTTLGFAALTGNSALAIYRSRDDPRAVAFVAGAYGGIALLFHFLRRFERGEGEGDGGRTKAAVWVLTTLLTAMFAARVAPLMPPAIGALVYLTAAGTAGAGFWALFLHRH, from the coding sequence ATGGACTTCCACCGCCACAGCTTACTGACCACGCTGGGCTTCGCCGCGCTGACGGGCAACTCGGCGCTCGCCATCTACAGGTCGCGCGACGACCCCCGCGCCGTCGCGTTCGTGGCCGGCGCCTACGGAGGCATCGCGCTGCTCTTCCACTTCCTGCGCAGGTTCGAGcgcggggaaggggaaggggacggAGGCAGGACCAAGGCGGCGGTCTGGGTGCTCACCACGCTGCTCACGGCTATGTTCGCCGCCAGGGTCGCCCCGCTGATGCCGCCGGCCATCGGCGCCTTGGTGTACCTGACAGCGGCCGGAACCGCCGGGGCCGGATTCTGGGCCTTGTTTCTCCATCGCCATTGA